One genomic segment of Hymenobacter psoromatis includes these proteins:
- a CDS encoding efflux RND transporter permease subunit: MNKFIQGIIAFSLKNRGFIFLLTLAAIIAGIVSYRNTPIEAFPDVTNTEITIITQWPGRSAEEIEKFVTAPIEIALNPVQKKTSVRSTTLFGLSVVKVIFDDGVDDAFARVQVNNLLAGADLPEGADPEVQPPYGPTGEIYRYTLASKTKSTRELKTIQDWVIERNLKAVAGVADVNSFGGEVKAYEIAVDPSKLQSFGLTPLDLYTAVQRSNINVGGDVINEGQQNFVVRGIGLLNNISDINNTVVKTVNGAPILVKDVAQVAESALPRLGKVGRGLNDDMVEGIVVMRKGENPSEVIQRLQAKVELLNDKILPPDVKISTFYDRQQLIDFSTETVIHNLTEGMIFVTVIVFLFMADWRTTVIVSIIIPLALLFAFICLRLRGMSANLLSMGAIDFGIIIDGAVVMVEGLFVALDHKAHEVGMERFNKLAKLGIIKKTGRDMGKSIFFAKAIIITALLPIFSFEKVEGKVFSPLAWTLGFALLGALIFTLTLVPVLASILLRKNVREKDNILLRAINKGAKKVFDFTYARKTASLMAAAVLVVAGIGMYQFLGTEFLPELNEGSIYVRAQLPLSISLDASNKLCNEMRRVFISFPEVSDVVSQTGRPNDGTDPTGFYNNEFLVQIKHTDAVQKKMKSKAYREDLIGRMKEQLNRFPGVDFNFSQPITDNVEEAASGVKGSIAVKIYGTDLKLMEGKARQVYEVLQHVDGIDDLGLLRNIGQPELHADLDERRMASYGVSKSDANAVLEMAVGGKQASQMYEGERKFPIRVRYESQFRQSPTEIAALMVPTQSGKTVPLTEIADIKQVTGPSLIYRDDNTRFSAVKFSVRGRDLGSAIAEAQEKVDKVVQLPKGYSMKWTGDFENQRRASQRLAQVVPISLTLIFFILFILFGNLKDAGLVLLNVPFALIGGIAMLLITGTNFSISAGIGFIALFGICIQNGVILISVFKQNMLAKMSLDRSLSEGVASRVRPVVMTALMAIIGLMPAALSTGIGSETSKPLAIVVIGGLLTGTVLTLFIFPLIFERAYRAEHTHYTDDRAMPPAAVLVH, encoded by the coding sequence GTGAATAAATTTATTCAGGGCATTATTGCCTTTTCGCTCAAGAACCGGGGGTTTATCTTCCTGCTCACGCTGGCGGCGATTATCGCCGGGATAGTGAGCTACCGGAATACGCCCATCGAGGCGTTTCCGGACGTGACGAACACCGAGATTACCATCATCACGCAGTGGCCCGGCCGCTCGGCCGAGGAGATTGAGAAATTCGTGACCGCGCCCATTGAAATCGCGCTCAACCCGGTGCAGAAGAAAACCAGCGTGCGCTCGACCACACTCTTTGGCTTGTCGGTGGTGAAGGTGATTTTTGACGACGGCGTGGACGATGCCTTCGCCCGCGTGCAGGTCAATAACCTGCTGGCCGGGGCCGACCTGCCCGAGGGGGCCGACCCCGAGGTGCAGCCGCCCTACGGCCCCACCGGCGAAATATATCGCTACACGCTGGCCAGCAAAACCAAAAGTACCCGCGAGCTGAAAACCATCCAGGACTGGGTAATTGAGCGCAACCTCAAGGCCGTGGCGGGGGTAGCCGACGTAAACAGCTTCGGCGGCGAGGTGAAAGCCTACGAGATTGCGGTGGACCCCAGCAAGTTGCAGAGCTTCGGCCTCACGCCGCTCGACCTCTACACGGCCGTGCAGCGCTCCAACATCAACGTGGGCGGCGACGTGATAAACGAGGGCCAGCAGAACTTCGTGGTGCGCGGTATTGGCCTACTCAACAATATTTCGGATATTAATAATACCGTCGTTAAGACCGTCAATGGCGCGCCCATCCTGGTTAAGGACGTGGCGCAGGTGGCCGAGTCGGCCCTACCCCGCCTGGGCAAGGTGGGCCGCGGCCTGAACGACGACATGGTGGAAGGCATCGTGGTGATGCGCAAGGGTGAAAACCCGTCGGAAGTCATCCAGCGGCTGCAAGCCAAGGTGGAGCTGCTGAACGACAAGATTCTGCCGCCCGACGTGAAAATCAGCACCTTCTACGACCGCCAGCAGCTGATTGACTTCTCGACCGAAACCGTGATTCACAACCTCACCGAGGGCATGATTTTCGTCACGGTCATCGTGTTTTTGTTCATGGCCGACTGGCGCACGACGGTCATTGTCAGCATCATCATTCCGCTGGCCTTGCTGTTTGCCTTTATCTGCCTGCGGCTGCGCGGCATGAGCGCTAACCTGCTCAGCATGGGAGCCATTGACTTCGGCATTATCATCGACGGGGCCGTGGTGATGGTGGAAGGGCTCTTCGTGGCCCTGGACCACAAGGCGCACGAGGTGGGCATGGAGCGCTTCAACAAGCTCGCCAAGCTGGGCATTATCAAGAAGACCGGCCGCGATATGGGCAAGTCTATCTTCTTCGCCAAGGCCATCATTATCACGGCGTTGCTGCCGATTTTCTCCTTCGAGAAAGTGGAGGGTAAGGTGTTCAGCCCGCTGGCCTGGACGCTGGGCTTTGCCCTGCTGGGCGCGCTGATTTTCACGCTCACGCTGGTGCCGGTTTTGGCGTCCATTCTGCTGCGCAAAAACGTGCGGGAGAAGGATAATATCCTGTTGCGGGCCATCAATAAGGGCGCGAAAAAGGTGTTTGATTTCACCTACGCCCGCAAAACGGCCAGCCTCATGGCGGCCGCCGTGCTGGTGGTGGCGGGCATCGGGATGTACCAGTTTTTGGGCACCGAATTTCTGCCTGAGCTGAACGAAGGCTCGATTTACGTGCGGGCGCAGCTGCCGCTGAGCATCTCGCTCGATGCCTCCAATAAGCTCTGCAACGAGATGCGGCGGGTATTTATCAGCTTCCCCGAGGTGAGCGACGTGGTGAGCCAGACCGGCCGCCCCAACGACGGCACCGACCCCACGGGCTTCTATAATAACGAGTTCCTGGTGCAGATTAAGCACACCGACGCGGTGCAGAAGAAGATGAAATCCAAGGCGTACCGCGAGGACCTCATCGGGCGGATGAAGGAGCAGTTGAACCGCTTTCCGGGGGTAGACTTCAACTTTTCGCAGCCCATCACCGACAACGTGGAGGAGGCCGCCTCGGGCGTGAAGGGTAGCATCGCGGTCAAGATTTACGGTACCGACCTCAAGCTCATGGAGGGCAAGGCGCGCCAAGTGTACGAGGTGCTGCAACACGTGGATGGCATTGACGACCTGGGTTTGCTGCGCAACATTGGCCAGCCCGAGCTGCACGCCGACCTCGACGAGCGCCGCATGGCCAGCTACGGCGTGAGTAAAAGCGATGCCAACGCGGTGCTCGAAATGGCGGTGGGCGGCAAGCAGGCCAGCCAGATGTACGAAGGCGAGCGCAAATTCCCCATCCGGGTGCGCTACGAGTCGCAGTTTCGCCAGAGCCCAACTGAAATTGCGGCCCTCATGGTGCCCACGCAAAGCGGTAAAACCGTGCCCCTGACCGAGATAGCCGACATCAAGCAGGTCACCGGTCCTAGCCTGATTTACCGCGACGACAACACCCGCTTCTCGGCCGTCAAGTTCTCGGTGCGGGGTAGGGACCTCGGCTCGGCCATCGCCGAAGCCCAGGAAAAGGTAGATAAAGTGGTGCAGCTGCCCAAAGGCTACTCTATGAAGTGGACCGGCGACTTCGAGAACCAGCGCCGCGCCTCGCAGCGCCTGGCTCAGGTAGTGCCCATCTCGCTGACGCTCATCTTCTTCATTCTCTTCATCTTATTCGGTAATTTGAAGGATGCCGGCCTAGTGCTGCTCAACGTCCCGTTCGCCCTCATCGGTGGCATCGCCATGCTGCTGATTACCGGCACTAACTTCTCCATCTCGGCCGGTATTGGCTTTATCGCCTTATTCGGTATTTGCATTCAAAACGGGGTTATTCTCATCAGCGTGTTCAAGCAGAACATGCTGGCCAAAATGAGCCTCGACCGCAGCTTGTCTGAGGGGGTAGCGTCCCGCGTGCGCCCGGTGGTGATGACGGCCCTCATGGCCATCATCGGCCTTATGCCGGCCGCCCTCAGCACCGGCATCGGCTCCGAAACCAGCAAGCCGCTGGCCATCGTTGTCATCGGCGGCCTGCTCACGGGCACGGTGCTGACGCTCTTCATCTTCCCCCTGATTTTTGAACGCGCTTACCGCGCCGAGCACACGCATTATACTGATGACCGCGCTATGCCGCCGGCGGCAGTGCTGGTGCATTAA
- a CDS encoding efflux RND transporter periplasmic adaptor subunit, with the protein MKNYLLLISLGLSLGACSKPAETANAEEAKTAKKFSLSDQTLKELAFDTVRLEPVRSEQSFSGQVVTNGDKTAKVVPLVGGIVEDLKVELGDHVTKGQVLAVVRSGEIADVQNQNSNAGTDLAIARKNLSVADDQFKAGLAAERDVVLAREELRKAQSNLGKTNKQLGIYGVSQDGHYTIKAPISGFITEKNVTENMQYTTASADSFFTIADLDQVWVLANVFEADIANVQVGYQADITTLSYPDKHFKGVVDKVFNVLDPDSKALKVRIRLLNPGYLLKPEMYAQVRILNTEKQKELAVPASSVIFDKDQHFVLVFKNRTDVETRPVRVTKTVGNEVSYVTGSLKAGDVIVTKNQLLLYDELND; encoded by the coding sequence ATGAAAAATTATTTGTTGCTAATAAGCCTGGGTTTGAGCCTGGGAGCCTGCTCCAAGCCGGCGGAAACCGCGAACGCGGAGGAAGCCAAAACTGCCAAGAAATTCTCCCTTTCTGACCAGACCCTCAAGGAGTTGGCCTTCGATACCGTGCGCCTGGAGCCAGTGCGCAGCGAGCAGTCTTTTTCGGGGCAGGTGGTGACCAACGGCGACAAAACTGCCAAAGTGGTGCCCTTGGTGGGCGGCATCGTGGAAGACCTGAAAGTGGAGCTGGGCGACCACGTAACTAAAGGCCAGGTGCTGGCCGTAGTGCGCTCGGGCGAAATCGCCGACGTGCAGAACCAGAACAGCAACGCTGGTACCGACCTGGCCATCGCCCGCAAAAACCTGAGCGTGGCCGATGACCAGTTTAAGGCCGGCCTGGCCGCCGAGCGCGATGTAGTGCTGGCCCGCGAGGAGCTGCGCAAAGCCCAGAGCAACCTGGGCAAAACCAACAAGCAACTCGGCATCTACGGCGTGTCACAGGATGGGCACTACACCATTAAGGCTCCTATCTCGGGCTTTATTACGGAAAAGAACGTGACCGAGAATATGCAGTACACCACGGCCAGCGCCGATAGCTTTTTCACCATCGCCGACCTCGACCAGGTGTGGGTGCTGGCCAACGTGTTTGAGGCCGACATCGCTAACGTGCAGGTGGGCTACCAGGCCGACATCACTACGCTTTCCTACCCCGACAAGCATTTTAAGGGCGTGGTAGACAAGGTATTCAACGTGCTCGACCCCGACAGCAAGGCGCTCAAAGTCCGCATCCGCCTGCTCAATCCCGGCTACCTGCTCAAGCCTGAGATGTACGCCCAGGTGCGCATCCTCAACACCGAGAAGCAAAAGGAGCTAGCCGTGCCCGCCAGCTCGGTCATTTTCGACAAGGACCAGCATTTCGTGCTCGTTTTTAAGAACCGCACCGACGTGGAAACCCGCCCCGTGCGCGTCACCAAAACTGTGGGTAACGAAGTGAGCTACGTGACCGGCAGCCTCAAGGCCGGCGACGTTATCGTGACCAAGAATCAGCTGCTGCTGTACGACGAGCTGAATGACTGA
- a CDS encoding TolC family protein encodes MQVAWQCRSFPLLRGAALLAASLSLALAAPAQTLPTGPTPLPVDTVRLTLPDAEQRFVQNNLQLLAQRYNISAAQALAVQARLIDNPTIQLDQNAILQTVHQRQLDGSSEAAPNQYGFQVQQLFSLAGRRRAAGKAAQQAAVVETYNLEDLVRNLRFQLRTTFYDVYFRQQTLRVYDNEIPSLHHTVDLYQSQYEKGNIALKEVIRLKAFLFTLESERLGLVTEQASAQADLHILLRDSTRSAFLPVVDNRRVRDLSLAAYPEQQLTDTAVVRRADLLARRAEVQRQQLNLRLQHAVATPDLALGYSYDRFGSYINNYNSLTVGLAVPLFNRNQGNIQAAKAQIGQAQAQAAEQQLVVRRDVHEAYQVALRQDDLYQHTSRDTTPFARLIDNIEQSYTKRLISIVEYLDFYEAYKNNVIQLNTLRANRMRAFESLNLATGRTFFRAE; translated from the coding sequence ATGCAAGTTGCCTGGCAATGCCGGAGCTTCCCGCTGCTCCGTGGCGCAGCGCTGCTGGCTGCCAGCCTGAGCCTGGCCTTGGCAGCCCCCGCGCAAACCCTGCCCACGGGCCCTACCCCCCTGCCCGTAGACACGGTGCGCCTGACGCTGCCCGACGCCGAGCAGCGCTTCGTGCAGAACAACTTGCAGCTGCTGGCCCAGCGCTACAATATTTCGGCGGCGCAGGCCCTGGCCGTACAGGCCCGCCTGATTGATAATCCAACCATTCAGCTCGACCAGAACGCCATCTTGCAGACCGTGCACCAGCGGCAGCTGGACGGTAGCAGCGAGGCGGCTCCCAACCAGTACGGCTTTCAGGTGCAACAGCTGTTTTCGCTGGCCGGGCGGCGGCGGGCGGCCGGCAAGGCTGCCCAACAGGCCGCTGTGGTCGAAACCTATAACCTCGAAGACCTGGTGCGCAACCTGCGCTTTCAGCTGCGCACCACGTTCTACGACGTGTATTTCCGGCAGCAGACGCTGCGCGTGTATGACAACGAGATTCCGTCGCTGCATCACACCGTGGACCTTTACCAGAGCCAGTACGAAAAGGGCAACATCGCCCTCAAAGAAGTTATTCGCCTGAAAGCCTTCTTATTCACCCTCGAAAGTGAGCGGCTGGGGCTGGTAACCGAGCAGGCCAGCGCCCAAGCCGACCTGCACATTCTGCTGCGCGACTCGACCCGCTCGGCTTTCCTGCCGGTAGTGGATAACCGCCGCGTGCGTGACCTCTCGCTGGCCGCCTACCCGGAGCAGCAGCTTACTGATACGGCCGTGGTGCGCCGCGCCGACCTGCTGGCCCGCCGCGCCGAGGTGCAGCGCCAGCAGCTGAACCTGCGCCTCCAGCACGCCGTGGCCACCCCCGACTTGGCCCTGGGCTATTCTTACGACCGCTTTGGCTCCTACATCAACAACTACAACTCGCTCACGGTGGGTCTGGCCGTGCCGCTGTTTAATCGTAACCAGGGCAATATTCAGGCGGCTAAAGCGCAGATAGGCCAGGCGCAGGCGCAGGCCGCCGAGCAGCAGCTAGTGGTGCGCCGCGACGTGCACGAAGCCTACCAGGTGGCGCTGCGCCAGGATGACCTCTACCAACACACCAGCCGCGACACGACCCCCTTCGCCCGCCTCATTGACAACATCGAGCAGAGCTACACCAAGCGCCTGATTAGCATCGTGGAATACCTCGATTTCTACGAGGCTTATAAGAACAATGTCATTCAGCTCAACACCTTGCGCGCCAATCGGATGCGCGCCTTTGAGAGCCTCAACCTGGCTACCGGCCGCACGTTCTTTCGGGCGGAATAG